From a single Brassica rapa cultivar Chiifu-401-42 chromosome A01, CAAS_Brap_v3.01, whole genome shotgun sequence genomic region:
- the LOC103852948 gene encoding uncharacterized protein LOC103852948 isoform X1 has protein sequence MAFSKPLFFLVLLTLSLSREVASSSSSSSENNGCSNGAHEHCSVDELKSTVSSLQSIIKEKNQELHSKEEQIRVLELYIREKSYLFETDIDFIQSENPVKHGSEAEEKVYELEKQVLRLKGEVELQRNKRLQVEARAETADEKGEEFSSKVENIDMKWFFSKLGLKPNKTQLQAYLKTLWHQHLSPNLHITLQQVSLKIKQVQKWSEPHIETMNSKWIPSIKEACVTLTIYLEPKVHYLTEKSIEVLSMSKQAFTPHIIQGFDVSCYYLEVIRTHTAPYTSQVMTIAKPHLEKVQVALEPYTEHVRHGFKKLVDSTKVYHQQAQEMLKNNEITKPVATMDLAWVGATALIGFPLIFIIKFLSAVSNPKGKRRYTHKQEPSTGYRRAKRRHPHH, from the exons ATGGCGTTTTCTAAGCCACTTTTCTTTCTCGTCCTCCTTACGCTCTCCCTTTCCCGTGAAgtcgcttcttcttcttcctcctcctcagaGAACAATGGCTGTAGTAATGGTGCACATGAACACTGTTCGGTCGACGAACTCAAATCCACCGTCTCTTCTCTCC AATCAATCATcaaggagaagaatcaagaactGCACAGCAAAGAGGAGCAGATTAGAGTATTGGAGTTATATATCCGGGAGAAGTCATACTTGTTTGAGACTGACATAGATTTTATTCAA TCTGAGAATCCTGTGAAGCACGGGAGTGAAGCAGAAGAAAAGGTTTATGAACTTGAGAAGCAG GTACTGAGACTTAAAGGGGAAGTGGAGTTACAACGTAATAAAAGGCTCCAAGTGGAAGCTCGAGCTGAAACCGCAGATGAGAAAGGTGAAGAGTTTAGCTCGAAGGTAGAAAAT ATCGATATGAAGTGGTTCTTCTCTAAGCTTGGTCTTAAACCGAACAAAACTCAG TTGCAGGCATATCTAAAGACTCTATGGCACCAACATCTTAGTCCAAATCTTCATATCACTCTTCAACAG GTTTCCTTGAAAATTAAACAAGTCCAGAAATGGTCAGAGCCTCACATTGAAACCATGAACTCA AAATGGATTCCAAGCATCAAAGAAGCTTGTGTAACATTAACCATTTATTTAGAACCAAAGGTTCACTATTTAACAGAGAAGTCCATCGAGGTGTTATCTATGTCTAAGCAGGCTTTCACGCCACATATCATCCAAGGCTTTGATGTCTCATGCTACTATCTTGAG GTAATTAGGACACATACAGCCCCATACACAAGCCAAGTTATGACCATAGCGAAACCACACTTGGAGAAAGTACAAGTCGCCTTAGAGCCATATACAGAACACGTAAGGCATGGCTTTAAAAAGTTAGTTGACTCCACCAAAGTCTACCATCAGCAG GCTCAAGAAATGCTGAAGAACAATGAGATTACAAAACCGGTTGCTACCATGGATTTAGCTTGGGTTGGG GCCACAGCTTTGATTGGTTTCCCTCTCATATTCATCATCAAATTTCTTTCTGCTGTCTCCAA TCCTAAGGGGAAGAGGAGATACACCCATAAACAAGAACCAAGCACTGGATATCGACGGGCCAAACGCCGTCATCCTCACCATTGa
- the LOC103852948 gene encoding uncharacterized protein LOC103852948 isoform X2 translates to MAFSKPLFFLVLLTLSLSREVASSSSSSSENNGCSNGAHEHCSVDELKSTVSSLQSIIKEKNQELHSKEEQIRVLELYIREKSYLFETDIDFIQSENPVKHGSEAEEKVYELEKQVLRLKGEVELQRNKRLQVEARAETADEKGEEFSSKVENIDMKWFFSKLGLKPNKTQAYLKTLWHQHLSPNLHITLQQVSLKIKQVQKWSEPHIETMNSKWIPSIKEACVTLTIYLEPKVHYLTEKSIEVLSMSKQAFTPHIIQGFDVSCYYLEVIRTHTAPYTSQVMTIAKPHLEKVQVALEPYTEHVRHGFKKLVDSTKVYHQQAQEMLKNNEITKPVATMDLAWVGATALIGFPLIFIIKFLSAVSNPKGKRRYTHKQEPSTGYRRAKRRHPHH, encoded by the exons ATGGCGTTTTCTAAGCCACTTTTCTTTCTCGTCCTCCTTACGCTCTCCCTTTCCCGTGAAgtcgcttcttcttcttcctcctcctcagaGAACAATGGCTGTAGTAATGGTGCACATGAACACTGTTCGGTCGACGAACTCAAATCCACCGTCTCTTCTCTCC AATCAATCATcaaggagaagaatcaagaactGCACAGCAAAGAGGAGCAGATTAGAGTATTGGAGTTATATATCCGGGAGAAGTCATACTTGTTTGAGACTGACATAGATTTTATTCAA TCTGAGAATCCTGTGAAGCACGGGAGTGAAGCAGAAGAAAAGGTTTATGAACTTGAGAAGCAG GTACTGAGACTTAAAGGGGAAGTGGAGTTACAACGTAATAAAAGGCTCCAAGTGGAAGCTCGAGCTGAAACCGCAGATGAGAAAGGTGAAGAGTTTAGCTCGAAGGTAGAAAAT ATCGATATGAAGTGGTTCTTCTCTAAGCTTGGTCTTAAACCGAACAAAACTCAG GCATATCTAAAGACTCTATGGCACCAACATCTTAGTCCAAATCTTCATATCACTCTTCAACAG GTTTCCTTGAAAATTAAACAAGTCCAGAAATGGTCAGAGCCTCACATTGAAACCATGAACTCA AAATGGATTCCAAGCATCAAAGAAGCTTGTGTAACATTAACCATTTATTTAGAACCAAAGGTTCACTATTTAACAGAGAAGTCCATCGAGGTGTTATCTATGTCTAAGCAGGCTTTCACGCCACATATCATCCAAGGCTTTGATGTCTCATGCTACTATCTTGAG GTAATTAGGACACATACAGCCCCATACACAAGCCAAGTTATGACCATAGCGAAACCACACTTGGAGAAAGTACAAGTCGCCTTAGAGCCATATACAGAACACGTAAGGCATGGCTTTAAAAAGTTAGTTGACTCCACCAAAGTCTACCATCAGCAG GCTCAAGAAATGCTGAAGAACAATGAGATTACAAAACCGGTTGCTACCATGGATTTAGCTTGGGTTGGG GCCACAGCTTTGATTGGTTTCCCTCTCATATTCATCATCAAATTTCTTTCTGCTGTCTCCAA TCCTAAGGGGAAGAGGAGATACACCCATAAACAAGAACCAAGCACTGGATATCGACGGGCCAAACGCCGTCATCCTCACCATTGa
- the LOC103852948 gene encoding uncharacterized protein LOC103852948 isoform X3, with protein MAFSKPLFFLVLLTLSLSREVASSSSSSSENNGCSNGAHEHCSVDELKSTVSSLQSIIKEKNQELHSKEEQIRVLELYIREKSYLFETDIDFIQSENPVKHGSEAEEKVYELEKQVLRLKGEVELQRNKRLQVEARAETADEKGEEFSSKIDMKWFFSKLGLKPNKTQLQAYLKTLWHQHLSPNLHITLQQVSLKIKQVQKWSEPHIETMNSKWIPSIKEACVTLTIYLEPKVHYLTEKSIEVLSMSKQAFTPHIIQGFDVSCYYLEVIRTHTAPYTSQVMTIAKPHLEKVQVALEPYTEHVRHGFKKLVDSTKVYHQQAQEMLKNNEITKPVATMDLAWVGATALIGFPLIFIIKFLSAVSNPKGKRRYTHKQEPSTGYRRAKRRHPHH; from the exons ATGGCGTTTTCTAAGCCACTTTTCTTTCTCGTCCTCCTTACGCTCTCCCTTTCCCGTGAAgtcgcttcttcttcttcctcctcctcagaGAACAATGGCTGTAGTAATGGTGCACATGAACACTGTTCGGTCGACGAACTCAAATCCACCGTCTCTTCTCTCC AATCAATCATcaaggagaagaatcaagaactGCACAGCAAAGAGGAGCAGATTAGAGTATTGGAGTTATATATCCGGGAGAAGTCATACTTGTTTGAGACTGACATAGATTTTATTCAA TCTGAGAATCCTGTGAAGCACGGGAGTGAAGCAGAAGAAAAGGTTTATGAACTTGAGAAGCAG GTACTGAGACTTAAAGGGGAAGTGGAGTTACAACGTAATAAAAGGCTCCAAGTGGAAGCTCGAGCTGAAACCGCAGATGAGAAAGGTGAAGAGTTTAGCTCGAAG ATCGATATGAAGTGGTTCTTCTCTAAGCTTGGTCTTAAACCGAACAAAACTCAG TTGCAGGCATATCTAAAGACTCTATGGCACCAACATCTTAGTCCAAATCTTCATATCACTCTTCAACAG GTTTCCTTGAAAATTAAACAAGTCCAGAAATGGTCAGAGCCTCACATTGAAACCATGAACTCA AAATGGATTCCAAGCATCAAAGAAGCTTGTGTAACATTAACCATTTATTTAGAACCAAAGGTTCACTATTTAACAGAGAAGTCCATCGAGGTGTTATCTATGTCTAAGCAGGCTTTCACGCCACATATCATCCAAGGCTTTGATGTCTCATGCTACTATCTTGAG GTAATTAGGACACATACAGCCCCATACACAAGCCAAGTTATGACCATAGCGAAACCACACTTGGAGAAAGTACAAGTCGCCTTAGAGCCATATACAGAACACGTAAGGCATGGCTTTAAAAAGTTAGTTGACTCCACCAAAGTCTACCATCAGCAG GCTCAAGAAATGCTGAAGAACAATGAGATTACAAAACCGGTTGCTACCATGGATTTAGCTTGGGTTGGG GCCACAGCTTTGATTGGTTTCCCTCTCATATTCATCATCAAATTTCTTTCTGCTGTCTCCAA TCCTAAGGGGAAGAGGAGATACACCCATAAACAAGAACCAAGCACTGGATATCGACGGGCCAAACGCCGTCATCCTCACCATTGa
- the LOC103852948 gene encoding uncharacterized protein LOC103852948 isoform X4, with protein MAFSKPLFFLVLLTLSLSREVASSSSSSSENNGCSNGAHEHCSVDELKSTVSSLQSIIKEKNQELHSKEEQIRVLELYIREKSYLFETDIDFIQSENPVKHGSEAEEKVYELEKQVLRLKGEVELQRNKRLQVEARAETADEKGEEFSSKIDMKWFFSKLGLKPNKTQAYLKTLWHQHLSPNLHITLQQVSLKIKQVQKWSEPHIETMNSKWIPSIKEACVTLTIYLEPKVHYLTEKSIEVLSMSKQAFTPHIIQGFDVSCYYLEVIRTHTAPYTSQVMTIAKPHLEKVQVALEPYTEHVRHGFKKLVDSTKVYHQQAQEMLKNNEITKPVATMDLAWVGATALIGFPLIFIIKFLSAVSNPKGKRRYTHKQEPSTGYRRAKRRHPHH; from the exons ATGGCGTTTTCTAAGCCACTTTTCTTTCTCGTCCTCCTTACGCTCTCCCTTTCCCGTGAAgtcgcttcttcttcttcctcctcctcagaGAACAATGGCTGTAGTAATGGTGCACATGAACACTGTTCGGTCGACGAACTCAAATCCACCGTCTCTTCTCTCC AATCAATCATcaaggagaagaatcaagaactGCACAGCAAAGAGGAGCAGATTAGAGTATTGGAGTTATATATCCGGGAGAAGTCATACTTGTTTGAGACTGACATAGATTTTATTCAA TCTGAGAATCCTGTGAAGCACGGGAGTGAAGCAGAAGAAAAGGTTTATGAACTTGAGAAGCAG GTACTGAGACTTAAAGGGGAAGTGGAGTTACAACGTAATAAAAGGCTCCAAGTGGAAGCTCGAGCTGAAACCGCAGATGAGAAAGGTGAAGAGTTTAGCTCGAAG ATCGATATGAAGTGGTTCTTCTCTAAGCTTGGTCTTAAACCGAACAAAACTCAG GCATATCTAAAGACTCTATGGCACCAACATCTTAGTCCAAATCTTCATATCACTCTTCAACAG GTTTCCTTGAAAATTAAACAAGTCCAGAAATGGTCAGAGCCTCACATTGAAACCATGAACTCA AAATGGATTCCAAGCATCAAAGAAGCTTGTGTAACATTAACCATTTATTTAGAACCAAAGGTTCACTATTTAACAGAGAAGTCCATCGAGGTGTTATCTATGTCTAAGCAGGCTTTCACGCCACATATCATCCAAGGCTTTGATGTCTCATGCTACTATCTTGAG GTAATTAGGACACATACAGCCCCATACACAAGCCAAGTTATGACCATAGCGAAACCACACTTGGAGAAAGTACAAGTCGCCTTAGAGCCATATACAGAACACGTAAGGCATGGCTTTAAAAAGTTAGTTGACTCCACCAAAGTCTACCATCAGCAG GCTCAAGAAATGCTGAAGAACAATGAGATTACAAAACCGGTTGCTACCATGGATTTAGCTTGGGTTGGG GCCACAGCTTTGATTGGTTTCCCTCTCATATTCATCATCAAATTTCTTTCTGCTGTCTCCAA TCCTAAGGGGAAGAGGAGATACACCCATAAACAAGAACCAAGCACTGGATATCGACGGGCCAAACGCCGTCATCCTCACCATTGa